From the Syntrophomonadaceae bacterium genome, one window contains:
- a CDS encoding molybdopterin-binding protein, whose amino-acid sequence MRKVKVEQAIGQVLCHDITKIVPGEFKGAIFKKGHIVREEDVPELLSMGKEHLYIWEINEGCLHEDTAALRIAKASGGEGLSFSSPSEGKINFHATSRGLLKVQVQTLFKINSVPQVVLSTKHNNRVVEKGEIVAGTRVIPMVIDTASIEQVERICHEAGPVVNVKPFFTRKVAIITTGNEVYRGLIQDKFTPVVVKKLESFDAIIIGQKIVPDDPEAIASSVEYFSAKGAEIILVTGGMSVDPDDVTPAGVKLAGARIVSYGAPVLPGSMFMMAYLGDVVVMGLPGCVMYARTTIFDLLLPRVFAGEEICQKDLIALGHGGLCQECAHCHYPACAFGKGF is encoded by the coding sequence ATGAGAAAAGTTAAGGTTGAGCAAGCTATCGGGCAGGTCTTATGCCATGATATAACAAAGATAGTTCCTGGTGAGTTTAAGGGAGCTATTTTTAAGAAAGGGCATATTGTTCGGGAAGAGGATGTTCCAGAGTTATTAAGCATGGGCAAGGAACATTTGTATATCTGGGAAATCAATGAAGGGTGTTTACATGAAGACACGGCTGCTTTGAGGATCGCAAAAGCTAGTGGAGGCGAAGGTTTGAGTTTTTCTAGCCCATCAGAAGGCAAAATTAATTTCCATGCAACCTCTCGCGGCCTGTTAAAAGTGCAGGTCCAGACCTTATTTAAGATAAATTCTGTACCACAGGTGGTTCTGTCCACAAAGCACAACAACCGGGTGGTGGAAAAAGGAGAAATAGTTGCCGGAACAAGGGTAATTCCAATGGTAATTGACACTGCTTCAATTGAGCAGGTAGAACGTATTTGCCATGAGGCCGGTCCGGTGGTAAATGTCAAGCCTTTTTTTACCAGGAAGGTTGCCATAATCACTACAGGAAACGAGGTTTACCGCGGCCTGATCCAGGACAAGTTCACTCCTGTCGTTGTTAAAAAATTAGAATCATTTGATGCTATTATTATCGGGCAAAAAATTGTGCCTGACGACCCCGAGGCGATTGCCAGCAGTGTTGAGTACTTTTCGGCTAAAGGTGCGGAAATTATTCTGGTGACTGGCGGCATGTCTGTTGATCCAGACGATGTAACCCCTGCAGGTGTAAAACTTGCAGGTGCAAGGATTGTTTCATATGGGGCACCTGTCTTGCCTGGTTCGATGTTTATGATGGCTTATTTAGGTGATGTTGTTGTAATGGGGTTGCCAGGGTGTGTCATGTATGCCCGGACAACTATTTTTGATCTTCTTTTACCGAGGGTTTTTGCCGGTGAAGAAATTTGCCAAAAAGATTTAATTGCTTTGGGACACGGAGGGTTATGCCAGGAGTGTGCTCACTGCCACTATCCTGCCTGTGCTTTCGGGAAAGGATTTTAG
- a CDS encoding molybdopterin-dependent oxidoreductase, with protein sequence MRQTNNGVNRLASKGNIILAVPNTWLQLSVIDILSTLKEQYICVKNLQEMYQKIRDYPGSILLIDILSFERSYWDIIECLKKEDPDLSLVCLISKDKLAYVHSLEEDDACYLVEKEKADQMLLPALTRAREDQQKRLPTLNKKEVITLEKDYKGFSNGISTNLSRRSFLKASAVTAVASGVIASNPLATGMKALAVGESPVAGNEEKLVSSVCRSNCFQCCRLYAHVRDGKITKTTPAAYPDEIYTGCCLRGLSLVQRTYSPTRIKYPMRRIGERGADKWERISWDEAINEISKKFMAIQSQYGPQALVVDTGSGNYGLVHGIQGVVTRLANSIGCTRLNICYDQATGYGADRVIGGGIWLWGNEPRTMLDSKTIIVWGSNPINAQPQNWRIIKEAKNKGVKVITIDPIYSATANKSDEYIPIVPGSDTMLALAMMNYMIEHDLLNVDFMKRRSTAPFLVRKDNGKILRKSDFLPGIDAAGDDFYVWDSIANKPVLLKEGPEDVAIEGSFLVNNVEVDTTFTLLKKHVQQYTLEEASKLTSIPVEKIEYLARTYVDGPTTIYTNYGINHYLNGHLWSFAAFIMASLTGNIGVKGAGFAGLYVLHMPVNFAAVYVTNRKMANNTLPQAIFHEVVKDQKWGEKPYPIKAIFTMNSNSMSNFAQQNVWFDDILPNIDFKVVVDTEFTDNARYADIVLPAAFWFEVNDLRVSYNNPYMLYQEKVIEPLYESKPDAEIIALIGRKMGLGQFFPESMVDTEWIKVLLDSDGFRRMNVTYDRIVAEKVIRVQGSAEKPFIRGEHFFNTPSGRAQLYCENPLPRVNFGQDLTGIIEKERLPYFRPPAEAWKDSPLFAKYPLVFLQELSRFRTHSQWYNTPMLRELDPEPLAKMSREDAKARGIKTGDIVEVFNDRGRAVVKAEVNDSISTGILSIPKGWQREQFIDGCFQELTNTEVDPMSVNFAYFDCLVDVRKV encoded by the coding sequence TTGAGACAAACCAATAATGGAGTAAATCGGCTGGCCTCGAAGGGCAATATTATATTAGCTGTACCTAATACCTGGCTGCAGTTATCGGTCATCGATATATTGTCCACACTTAAAGAGCAGTATATCTGTGTGAAAAACTTGCAGGAGATGTATCAAAAAATCAGAGACTATCCGGGGAGCATTCTTTTAATCGATATCCTTAGCTTTGAAAGAAGCTACTGGGATATCATCGAATGCTTAAAGAAAGAAGATCCTGATTTATCCCTTGTCTGCCTGATTTCCAAGGATAAACTCGCTTATGTTCATTCTCTGGAAGAGGATGATGCTTGTTATTTGGTAGAAAAAGAAAAGGCAGATCAAATGCTTTTGCCTGCTCTAACGAGAGCCCGAGAGGATCAACAAAAACGACTGCCTACCTTAAACAAAAAGGAGGTAATTACATTGGAAAAAGATTATAAAGGTTTTTCTAATGGAATAAGCACTAACCTAAGCCGTCGTAGCTTTCTGAAGGCATCAGCAGTTACTGCAGTTGCATCCGGAGTTATTGCTTCTAACCCTTTGGCAACTGGAATGAAAGCATTAGCTGTAGGAGAAAGCCCCGTTGCTGGTAACGAAGAAAAGTTAGTATCAAGTGTCTGCCGTTCCAATTGTTTTCAATGCTGTCGACTATATGCACACGTGCGAGATGGAAAAATTACAAAAACAACACCTGCAGCTTATCCGGATGAAATCTATACTGGATGCTGCCTAAGGGGTTTATCCCTTGTTCAGAGAACATATAGTCCCACTCGAATAAAATATCCTATGCGCCGGATTGGAGAGCGTGGAGCAGATAAATGGGAAAGAATCTCTTGGGATGAGGCTATTAATGAAATATCAAAAAAATTTATGGCTATCCAAAGCCAATATGGGCCTCAAGCTCTGGTAGTGGATACAGGCTCCGGTAACTATGGTTTGGTTCATGGCATTCAGGGGGTTGTTACTCGTTTAGCTAATTCGATCGGCTGCACCAGGCTAAACATTTGTTACGATCAAGCTACAGGGTATGGTGCCGATCGTGTTATCGGCGGCGGAATCTGGTTATGGGGCAACGAACCGCGTACCATGTTAGACTCCAAAACAATTATTGTCTGGGGCTCAAATCCCATTAACGCACAACCACAAAATTGGCGTATTATCAAAGAAGCAAAAAATAAAGGTGTCAAAGTAATAACGATTGATCCGATATACTCAGCGACAGCCAATAAGTCCGATGAATATATTCCGATAGTTCCAGGTTCAGACACAATGCTGGCGCTGGCGATGATGAATTATATGATTGAACATGACTTGTTAAACGTTGACTTTATGAAAAGAAGAAGTACGGCCCCTTTCCTGGTTCGGAAAGATAATGGGAAAATCTTACGTAAGAGCGACTTTTTACCTGGAATCGATGCCGCAGGAGATGATTTTTATGTGTGGGATAGTATCGCGAACAAACCTGTACTGCTTAAGGAAGGACCTGAAGATGTAGCCATCGAAGGAAGCTTCCTTGTCAACAATGTGGAAGTGGACACCACGTTCACACTCCTTAAAAAGCACGTGCAGCAATACACTTTAGAAGAAGCCAGCAAACTAACAAGCATTCCGGTAGAAAAAATAGAGTATTTAGCAAGAACATATGTAGATGGTCCAACGACCATTTATACAAACTATGGCATAAACCATTATCTAAACGGACATTTATGGTCATTTGCAGCTTTTATCATGGCCTCGCTTACAGGCAATATCGGTGTCAAAGGAGCAGGTTTTGCCGGGTTATATGTTTTGCATATGCCGGTAAACTTTGCCGCGGTCTATGTGACTAATAGAAAAATGGCCAATAACACATTGCCGCAAGCAATTTTTCATGAGGTCGTAAAAGATCAAAAGTGGGGTGAAAAACCTTACCCCATTAAAGCAATCTTCACCATGAATTCTAACTCTATGAGCAATTTTGCTCAGCAAAACGTCTGGTTTGATGACATTCTTCCTAATATCGATTTTAAGGTTGTAGTAGATACCGAGTTTACCGATAATGCCAGATATGCCGATATTGTATTGCCGGCCGCTTTTTGGTTTGAGGTGAATGACTTGCGTGTATCCTATAATAATCCGTACATGCTTTACCAGGAAAAGGTAATCGAGCCCCTTTACGAGAGCAAGCCTGATGCGGAAATTATTGCTTTGATTGGTCGTAAAATGGGCCTGGGACAGTTCTTTCCAGAAAGCATGGTTGATACTGAGTGGATTAAGGTACTATTGGACTCCGATGGTTTCCGGAGGATGAATGTCACTTACGACCGAATTGTTGCTGAGAAAGTGATTCGCGTTCAGGGCAGTGCGGAAAAGCCCTTCATTCGTGGTGAACATTTCTTCAACACGCCGAGCGGTAGAGCACAACTATATTGTGAGAATCCTCTGCCACGCGTAAATTTTGGACAAGATTTGACCGGCATCATTGAAAAAGAAAGACTGCCTTACTTTAGACCGCCTGCTGAAGCATGGAAGGACAGTCCGCTATTTGCCAAATATCCACTTGTATTCTTGCAAGAACTTTCCAGGTTTCGTACCCATTCACAATGGTACAATACGCCAATGCTAAGAGAGCTTGACCCGGAACCTTTGGCAAAAATGAGTCGTGAAGATGCCAAAGCACGGGGTATTAAAACGGGAGATATTGTTGAAGTATTTAATGATCGTGGCAGGGCTGTTGTTAAAGCCGAAGTGAACGATTCAATAAGTACAGGCATTCTCTCTATTCCTAAAGGATGGCAGAGAGAGCAATTTATTGATGGTTGTTTTCAAGAACTCACAAATACTGAGGTAGATCCGATGAGTGTCAATTTTGCATATTTCGACTGCTTGGTTGATGTGAGAAAGGTATAA
- the tatA gene encoding twin-arginine translocase TatA/TatE family subunit — protein MPHIGPTELILILALALIIFGPGKLPDVGKSLGKTIREFRSSSKDEAPSVTQRKNEEEKQANS, from the coding sequence ATTCCCCACATTGGCCCGACCGAACTTATTTTGATATTAGCCCTGGCTCTAATTATTTTTGGACCCGGAAAGCTGCCCGATGTCGGGAAGTCTTTGGGCAAGACGATTAGAGAATTTCGCAGCTCCAGTAAAGATGAAGCTCCCTCTGTCACGCAGCGAAAAAATGAAGAAGAGAAGCAGGCAAATTCATAA
- the tatB gene encoding twin-arginine translocase subunit TatB, with product MFNIGPWELILILIVALVVVGPKKLPEMGRAVGNGLKEFRKATSDIKSQLDITKTETPNEEKKA from the coding sequence ATGTTTAATATTGGGCCGTGGGAACTGATCCTTATATTAATTGTTGCATTGGTTGTGGTGGGTCCGAAAAAATTGCCAGAGATGGGCAGGGCTGTTGGGAATGGGCTAAAGGAATTCCGAAAAGCTACCTCGGATATCAAAAGCCAACTGGATATCACCAAGACCGAAACTCCTAATGAGGAAAAGAAAGCTTAA
- the nrfD gene encoding polysulfide reductase NrfD codes for MNQKAEKQLITQPLFIIFALLAVIGLISWILQFTKGLQLTNLGNFNTWGLYIVGFMIFIGIAAGSLLFSSSAYLFKGMAEYKPYARIAAYVGAIGSAVAAGLFIIVDIGNPLRVWYIIASANIQSPMFWDALILTAYVVIGIVFTRKLILVHEGKKGETSLRDISVVAFIAGLMVTVTSFVFAMQVARPFWHNPILPLSFLVAAVVVGLAMLVIVLPILNKTGYIEAGTDRLAKIGKIAGVALLVQLFIVLIEIVIGLYPGGGEKAAVIQWLVSGAGAPFFWIQTIAILAGIVLLLTSKPGTLIPGAGAAIFGIFMVKYNMLQAQLLNPLITYVGPPGYDAGEGVYLPSLIEIAVSVGIIALGGLLVMAGLQKLHLGAKIPPSSVNVDHRSQAVQAKQG; via the coding sequence ATGAACCAAAAAGCAGAAAAACAGTTAATCACTCAACCCTTATTTATCATCTTCGCCCTGTTGGCTGTTATTGGTCTGATATCCTGGATCTTACAGTTTACCAAGGGCTTGCAGCTCACTAATTTAGGCAACTTTAATACTTGGGGTCTGTATATCGTCGGCTTCATGATCTTTATCGGGATCGCAGCTGGATCTCTACTCTTTTCTTCCTCCGCCTATCTGTTTAAAGGGATGGCAGAATATAAACCTTACGCCAGAATTGCAGCTTATGTTGGCGCGATTGGTAGTGCGGTTGCAGCAGGCTTGTTTATAATCGTGGATATTGGCAATCCGCTGAGAGTATGGTATATCATCGCCAGTGCCAATATCCAATCACCTATGTTTTGGGATGCCTTGATCTTAACTGCCTATGTCGTTATCGGCATCGTCTTTACCCGCAAGCTGATCCTTGTTCATGAAGGCAAAAAAGGAGAAACATCTTTAAGAGATATTTCCGTAGTCGCTTTTATCGCCGGACTGATGGTAACCGTCACTTCCTTTGTCTTTGCTATGCAAGTTGCTCGTCCGTTTTGGCATAACCCGATCCTGCCGTTATCCTTCCTCGTTGCGGCGGTTGTAGTTGGACTGGCGATGCTAGTGATCGTTTTGCCTATACTCAATAAGACAGGATATATCGAGGCTGGCACTGACAGATTAGCTAAAATAGGCAAGATAGCAGGAGTGGCACTGTTAGTACAACTGTTCATTGTTCTTATTGAAATAGTTATTGGGTTATATCCTGGCGGCGGAGAAAAGGCTGCAGTCATCCAATGGTTAGTCAGCGGGGCAGGGGCGCCATTCTTCTGGATCCAAACAATCGCCATCCTGGCAGGAATTGTCCTTTTGTTAACCAGCAAACCGGGTACTCTTATCCCCGGAGCAGGTGCTGCTATCTTTGGGATTTTCATGGTTAAGTACAATATGCTGCAGGCACAGCTGCTCAATCCACTCATCACCTATGTGGGCCCTCCGGGATACGATGCAGGTGAAGGTGTCTATTTGCCTTCACTGATAGAAATCGCTGTCTCCGTCGGCATTATTGCTTTGGGCGGGTTATTGGTAATGGCAGGCTTGCAGAAACTGCATCTGGGTGCAAAAATTCCGCCCAGTTCAGTTAACGTTGACCATCGTTCCCAGGCGGTTCAGGCTAAACAAGGATAG
- a CDS encoding molybdenum cofactor guanylyltransferase — protein sequence MRRVSAIVLSGGRSSRMKTNKAFVEIGSKPLLERIVNDLKQEFDEVILSTNEPHLYQGIGAKIVQDMVPFYGPLNGIHAGLTAAANFHSFVVACDMPFMDAKLSAFLADLANGYDVVVPVVGGHYQPLYAVYSKACLPYIQENLERNIYKIAAFYDKVKVRRVQEAEIEMLADKNKVFFNVNTPEDLAQAEEMYSSGGR from the coding sequence ATGCGCAGGGTAAGCGCAATAGTCCTGTCCGGTGGCAGAAGCAGCCGCATGAAAACAAATAAGGCATTTGTTGAAATCGGAAGCAAGCCGTTACTGGAGAGAATTGTAAATGACTTAAAACAGGAATTTGATGAAGTAATTCTTTCAACAAACGAGCCTCATTTATATCAAGGGATTGGTGCTAAAATAGTTCAAGACATGGTCCCTTTTTACGGCCCTTTAAATGGAATCCATGCAGGACTAACCGCTGCGGCCAATTTCCATTCGTTTGTTGTAGCTTGTGATATGCCCTTTATGGATGCGAAGCTGTCTGCTTTCCTGGCGGATTTGGCAAACGGGTATGATGTTGTTGTCCCTGTAGTTGGTGGTCACTACCAGCCCCTTTATGCAGTTTACAGCAAAGCCTGCCTTCCCTATATCCAGGAGAATCTTGAGCGAAATATTTATAAAATCGCTGCTTTTTATGACAAGGTTAAGGTTCGCCGGGTCCAAGAGGCTGAGATTGAAATGCTGGCTGACAAAAACAAGGTGTTCTTTAACGTTAATACGCCAGAAGACCTTGCTCAGGCTGAGGAAATGTACAGTTCAGGGGGGCGATAA
- a CDS encoding molecular chaperone TorD family protein, protein MQTTQQINTLEVDIQKAIAASDLYQILSISLWLPTEQLTAGLLDGSLAEDVCSIMGELKFSEEEIEKFKDKLNLQGKSISEEELLIDLRQEYTRLFNHPNEPQVDIYETLFLHDPEEGEKAKPALFISPAALDVERIYRKAGLLRSGEVNEPSDHMATEMEFMMYLYLQKARALQENNTEEVARREDEIQEFNEVHLKKWARDFFDLCTSSSNHTVYRTFGEMGKLFMQRVLPSS, encoded by the coding sequence ATGCAAACTACCCAGCAAATAAATACTCTGGAAGTAGATATTCAAAAGGCTATAGCAGCCTCGGACCTGTATCAGATCTTGTCAATTTCTTTATGGCTGCCGACAGAGCAACTAACAGCCGGTTTATTGGACGGCAGTTTAGCAGAGGATGTTTGTTCCATTATGGGGGAACTGAAATTTTCTGAAGAGGAAATCGAAAAATTCAAAGACAAACTAAATCTTCAAGGCAAATCGATATCTGAAGAAGAGCTTCTCATCGATCTAAGGCAGGAATATACCCGTTTGTTCAACCATCCCAATGAACCGCAAGTTGATATCTACGAAACCTTGTTTCTCCATGATCCAGAGGAAGGAGAAAAAGCCAAACCAGCTTTATTTATCAGTCCGGCTGCTCTCGATGTTGAACGCATCTACAGAAAAGCAGGGCTGTTACGCTCCGGTGAAGTCAATGAACCTTCTGATCATATGGCCACCGAGATGGAATTTATGATGTATCTATATCTGCAAAAAGCCAGAGCCTTACAAGAAAATAATACCGAGGAAGTTGCTCGCAGAGAGGATGAAATTCAAGAGTTTAACGAAGTACATCTAAAGAAATGGGCCAGGGACTTTTTCGACCTTTGCACTTCTTCCAGCAACCATACCGTTTACCGCACTTTCGGTGAAATGGGGAAATTGTTTATGCAAAGAGTGTTGCCGAGTTCATGA
- the tatC gene encoding twin-arginine translocase subunit TatC, which produces MEEKSMTIVEHLEELRKVVVVSLVTILTSTMVIFFLFRDALFMAAIKPLAEYGIPVVFIGPTEALFSKLKISIVAGLFVSLPVVLWRIWSFVVPALHSNERRYVYLLVPASLLLFLLGVSFAYFTVLQIATKYLLVVAGEGLEPMITVSKYVSFLISFLLPFGLVFELPLIVFFLTRIGLINHTFLARNRRYAILITFVLAAVLTPPDVVSQILLAVPMVLLYEISIWISRVAKPRPKFEDSAVVETSAKEH; this is translated from the coding sequence ATGGAAGAAAAATCTATGACGATTGTAGAGCATTTAGAAGAATTGCGTAAAGTTGTCGTGGTTTCACTTGTTACTATTTTGACTTCAACCATGGTAATTTTTTTCCTGTTTCGCGATGCCCTGTTTATGGCTGCCATTAAGCCACTGGCGGAATATGGCATACCGGTTGTTTTCATTGGGCCTACAGAAGCTTTGTTCTCCAAACTAAAAATAAGCATTGTCGCCGGCCTTTTTGTTTCTTTACCTGTTGTTTTATGGCGGATATGGAGTTTTGTAGTTCCTGCTCTCCATTCTAATGAGCGGCGCTATGTTTACTTGTTAGTTCCTGCCTCCTTGCTGTTGTTTCTGCTGGGAGTAAGTTTTGCTTATTTTACAGTTCTGCAAATTGCCACCAAGTACTTGCTGGTAGTAGCTGGCGAAGGTTTAGAACCAATGATTACCGTAAGTAAGTATGTTTCTTTTCTGATTTCCTTTTTGCTCCCATTTGGATTAGTATTTGAGCTGCCATTAATAGTTTTCTTTTTGACTCGGATTGGTCTTATAAATCATACTTTTCTAGCAAGGAATCGCAGGTATGCAATACTGATCACCTTTGTTTTAGCTGCCGTTTTAACACCACCGGATGTCGTATCTCAAATTCTATTGGCAGTACCGATGGTTCTTTTATACGAAATAAGTATCTGGATTTCTCGTGTGGCAAAACCTAGGCCAAAATTTGAAGATTCCGCTGTTGTAGAAACTTCTGCAAAAGAGCACTAA
- a CDS encoding 4Fe-4S dicluster domain-containing protein produces the protein MIFDKAYSLKISLQRCLNQWHQGVECKNCLESCPADAILLYKKQIYLDKESCNGCGVCLNDCPTEVFSSERWDEVTIVKDIEEEGWKVTEFFCARHTTPYNQIKHKNRGAVQLPACLSIISKGGWYELGLKTDMELHLEECEGCPMSKTLSRLEYNIATAAEWLEACGHNPKISFINQSVKGSTKRHLRAIETGLKVTSRRDLFLSLFDKGKQIVERIAEAEDYLPVKEPEQKFLERYLPKWQKRLENTYRENMITAASPAYWPAIKIVDKCVGCQLCSRFCPSGSLKIVTDNETINHCFTSGHCLDCRICELFCLGEAISRNREKIQQPFEVLNIYTASMAKCERCETIASNKSKRFCYWCEKEVVIDNELIENFKKII, from the coding sequence ATGATATTCGATAAAGCTTACTCGCTTAAGATTAGCCTGCAACGCTGTTTGAACCAATGGCATCAGGGAGTGGAATGCAAGAATTGCCTTGAAAGCTGTCCAGCAGATGCGATTCTTTTGTATAAAAAGCAGATCTATCTGGATAAAGAGTCATGCAATGGCTGCGGGGTCTGCTTAAACGATTGTCCAACCGAAGTCTTCAGCTCTGAACGCTGGGATGAGGTGACCATCGTTAAGGACATAGAAGAAGAGGGTTGGAAGGTCACAGAATTTTTTTGTGCCAGACATACCACTCCTTACAATCAAATAAAACATAAGAACCGTGGAGCGGTACAGCTTCCCGCCTGCTTAAGCATAATATCCAAAGGCGGGTGGTATGAGTTAGGTTTGAAGACAGATATGGAATTACACTTGGAAGAGTGTGAGGGTTGTCCTATGTCCAAGACGCTTTCCCGTTTGGAATATAATATTGCAACGGCGGCTGAATGGCTGGAAGCCTGCGGGCATAATCCCAAGATCAGTTTCATCAACCAAAGCGTCAAGGGCAGTACCAAAAGACACTTAAGAGCGATCGAAACAGGATTAAAAGTTACTTCCCGCAGGGATCTGTTTTTGTCTTTGTTTGATAAAGGAAAACAAATAGTAGAGCGTATAGCTGAGGCTGAGGATTATTTACCTGTAAAGGAACCGGAACAAAAATTTCTGGAAAGGTACTTGCCAAAATGGCAAAAACGGTTGGAGAATACCTATCGGGAAAACATGATAACAGCGGCTTCTCCTGCCTATTGGCCTGCCATCAAAATCGTTGATAAGTGTGTTGGCTGTCAATTATGCAGCAGGTTTTGTCCTTCGGGCAGTTTGAAAATCGTTACCGATAATGAAACTATTAACCATTGCTTTACAAGCGGTCACTGTCTGGACTGCCGGATCTGTGAACTGTTCTGTCTCGGAGAAGCTATCAGCAGAAATAGGGAAAAGATACAACAACCTTTTGAAGTATTAAATATCTATACCGCATCCATGGCCAAATGTGAGCGTTGTGAGACTATCGCTTCGAACAAATCAAAGAGGTTTTGTTATTGGTGTGAAAAAGAAGTAGTTATTGATAATGAGCTGATAGAAAATTTTAAGAAGATTATTTGA
- a CDS encoding 4Fe-4S dicluster domain-containing protein, with translation MRYAMVIDIDRCTGCNSCAVACKVENNLPNDIWWNRILTVGGETLDTPEGIFPNLKMKFLPLNCQHCENPSCVKACPVKATFRREENGVIVQDYDKCIGCRMCMVACPYNARSFNWKRPEYAINIAMGDPAVTPSQFNVVEKCNFCSHRLARELKPACIDTCPNRARFFGDINSPNSEISRVLQGRNPVKILEEKGTMPSVYYLT, from the coding sequence ATGCGATATGCGATGGTGATTGATATTGACCGTTGTACAGGATGCAATTCATGTGCAGTAGCCTGCAAAGTTGAGAACAATCTACCCAATGATATTTGGTGGAACAGAATCTTAACGGTAGGCGGTGAGACCTTAGATACACCGGAAGGTATTTTTCCTAATCTAAAGATGAAATTTTTACCGCTAAATTGTCAGCATTGTGAGAATCCTTCCTGTGTCAAAGCTTGCCCAGTAAAGGCGACTTTCAGAAGGGAAGAAAATGGAGTTATTGTGCAAGATTATGATAAGTGTATTGGCTGCCGGATGTGTATGGTGGCTTGCCCTTACAATGCACGCAGTTTCAATTGGAAAAGGCCGGAATACGCAATTAATATAGCGATGGGAGATCCGGCTGTTACTCCTTCCCAATTCAATGTAGTGGAAAAATGTAATTTTTGCAGCCATCGTCTTGCCCGGGAGTTAAAACCTGCCTGTATCGATACCTGTCCGAATAGAGCGCGGTTTTTTGGCGACATAAATAGCCCCAATAGTGAAATTAGTAGAGTTCTACAAGGCAGAAACCCCGTCAAGATATTGGAAGAGAAGGGAACCATGCCTTCTGTGTATTATCTAACTTAA
- a CDS encoding response regulator transcription factor, with protein sequence MKKQVKLYLVDDHKLLRDTLRLYLESNGNIQVVGESGSGAEAVVEIIRLQPDLVLMDITLPDYDGVEATRRIIEALPATRIIAVTMHSEQLYLVKFLEAGGSGYIHKSAADRDLLVAIEQVMRGDIFLSKEGIRVMAGKYRSNRSKADQEYEKDISPQILSSRERQVIVMLSRGYTCREIGEKLFLSTSTIETYKRRVNDKLQLNSKAELVEYAIKHKLFEEI encoded by the coding sequence ATGAAAAAACAGGTAAAACTTTATCTGGTCGACGACCATAAATTGCTGCGGGATACGTTGAGGTTGTACCTGGAGAGCAACGGTAATATTCAGGTCGTAGGGGAATCCGGTAGCGGAGCAGAAGCTGTGGTAGAAATAATCAGATTACAACCTGATTTGGTATTAATGGATATTACCTTGCCCGATTATGATGGAGTGGAAGCGACCCGCCGGATTATCGAAGCACTCCCAGCAACGAGAATTATCGCCGTGACCATGCATTCAGAGCAGTTGTATCTGGTCAAGTTTTTAGAAGCTGGTGGGTCAGGCTATATTCATAAATCTGCGGCTGACAGGGATCTGCTTGTAGCCATAGAGCAAGTAATGCGTGGTGATATATTCCTGAGCAAAGAAGGGATTCGAGTAATGGCAGGGAAATATCGTTCAAATCGTTCAAAGGCAGATCAGGAGTATGAAAAAGATATTTCACCTCAAATACTCTCTTCCAGAGAACGTCAAGTAATCGTTATGCTATCCCGGGGCTATACCTGCCGAGAGATTGGTGAGAAGCTTTTCCTGTCAACAAGCACTATTGAAACGTATAAACGCAGAGTTAATGATAAGCTTCAGCTAAACAGCAAAGCAGAGTTGGTAGAGTATGCCATTAAACATAAATTGTTTGAAGAGATATAA